The Geotalea uraniireducens Rf4 genome window below encodes:
- a CDS encoding sigma-54-dependent transcriptional regulator, with protein MNTKLLILDDDIDILQMLKTVFIGEEMDIILESESEQALRFITTERPNVAIVDINLPRKSGLQVLQEAKKIDPGLSVIMTTGNKTTQNAIEAMKYGAYDYVTKPFDMNKLKSAVHKALECNLLSRKVRYTKDTKQLSEDEHADDIMIGSSPEMIEIWKMVGKVADSDATVLIQGESGTGKELLARAIYNNSRRKNRPFLAVNCAALPEALLESELFGHEKGAFTDAHARRIGKFEQCNGGTIFLDEIGEMSLSNQGKLLRVLENQEFERVGGNETIRVDVRIIAATNKSLINSVKEKVFRMDLFYRLRVVNFFLPPLRERIEDIPLLIDLFIKKFSRKYGKSIKRIAKETLELLIAHPWEGNIRELKNVINSATVFCKSGILMPEDLESFLQAKAGFKEVDLDIAGEDYYEVFWNMLEPVFEGICIKNKGTIYESVNMGLEKALIHMAMEKSNNNQVFAAKLLGISRNTLRDRLERYKIGATE; from the coding sequence ATGAATACCAAACTGCTTATTTTGGATGATGACATTGATATTCTCCAGATGTTAAAGACCGTTTTCATCGGTGAAGAGATGGACATTATTTTGGAGAGCGAAAGTGAACAGGCCCTTCGCTTTATTACGACAGAGCGTCCCAATGTGGCTATTGTCGATATTAATCTTCCCAGGAAATCCGGCCTACAAGTGCTGCAGGAAGCGAAGAAGATCGATCCGGGGCTGTCAGTCATAATGACTACAGGCAACAAGACTACCCAGAATGCCATTGAGGCCATGAAGTATGGCGCCTATGATTATGTGACCAAGCCGTTTGATATGAACAAGTTGAAATCCGCTGTTCACAAGGCTCTGGAATGTAATCTTCTCAGTCGTAAAGTAAGATATACCAAAGATACCAAGCAGTTATCCGAAGATGAGCATGCCGATGACATCATGATCGGCTCTTCGCCTGAAATGATCGAGATCTGGAAAATGGTCGGGAAGGTGGCCGATTCCGATGCAACTGTCTTGATTCAAGGAGAAAGCGGTACCGGCAAGGAGCTTTTGGCTAGGGCCATCTATAACAATTCACGGCGGAAGAACCGACCGTTTTTGGCAGTAAACTGTGCAGCCTTACCGGAAGCATTGCTGGAATCCGAACTTTTCGGCCATGAAAAAGGAGCGTTTACCGATGCCCATGCACGCAGAATCGGCAAATTCGAGCAGTGCAACGGCGGTACGATCTTCCTGGACGAAATCGGCGAGATGAGCCTGTCCAATCAAGGTAAATTATTGCGGGTACTGGAAAACCAGGAATTCGAGAGGGTAGGGGGGAATGAAACCATACGAGTCGATGTGCGCATCATCGCTGCAACCAATAAGAGTCTGATTAATTCGGTGAAAGAGAAGGTTTTCAGAATGGATCTCTTTTATCGGTTGCGTGTCGTCAATTTTTTCTTGCCGCCTCTCAGGGAAAGGATAGAAGATATTCCCCTGCTGATTGATCTGTTTATCAAGAAATTTTCCCGTAAATATGGAAAATCAATCAAGCGCATAGCGAAGGAAACCCTGGAGTTGCTGATCGCGCATCCTTGGGAAGGGAATATACGAGAGTTGAAAAACGTCATCAATTCGGCAACCGTTTTTTGTAAAAGCGGTATCCTGATGCCGGAAGATCTGGAGTCATTTTTACAAGCCAAGGCAGGGTTCAAGGAGGTCGACCTTGACATTGCCGGTGAAGACTATTACGAGGTCTTCTGGAACATGCTCGAACCGGTTTTTGAAGGCATTTGCATCAAGAACAAAGGCACTATTTACGAGAGCGTCAATATGGGGCTTGAAAAGGCCCTTATCCATATGGCCATGGAAAAGTCCAATAATAATCAGGTGTTTGCCGCTAAACTGCTGGGAATCAGCCGTAACACGTTGCGGGACCGGTTGGAGCGTTACAAGATAGGTGCTACTGAATAA